Proteins from one Thermococcus celericrescens genomic window:
- a CDS encoding DUF2110 family protein, with the protein MEEVVILEKVYGDRSGFLKLDRRLKALLGDLEVEWKLSAVKKNWVKVSLTGEDEEISANLVRDEFGEVPYRLSAVKEGETYRGRFIDLGKVGYGAYVDVGIFSPRPKDALLPLYYLKETFGEIPVREMIGRFGWVDNLPVEVTVRDVEFGAREVELAFSDSQLRRMKSWLSDGHDKLFITGTVSENVEKALIQTGHGRDVRRVEELGLMETLLILKKGTQAPGIIKEIGPHLKGTLIGAIKFEE; encoded by the coding sequence ATGGAGGAAGTGGTTATTCTGGAGAAAGTTTACGGTGACAGGAGCGGTTTTCTTAAACTCGACAGGAGACTGAAGGCCCTTCTGGGCGATCTGGAAGTTGAGTGGAAGCTTTCTGCCGTCAAGAAGAACTGGGTGAAGGTCTCCCTTACCGGGGAGGACGAGGAGATAAGCGCGAACCTGGTGCGCGATGAGTTCGGCGAGGTTCCGTACAGGCTGAGCGCGGTTAAAGAGGGAGAGACCTACCGCGGCCGCTTCATAGACCTCGGGAAGGTTGGCTACGGCGCCTACGTTGACGTTGGAATCTTCAGCCCGAGGCCGAAGGATGCCCTCCTGCCCCTCTACTACCTGAAGGAGACCTTCGGTGAGATTCCGGTCAGGGAGATGATAGGCAGGTTCGGCTGGGTTGACAACCTCCCCGTCGAGGTGACCGTTAGGGATGTAGAGTTCGGTGCCAGGGAGGTTGAGCTGGCCTTCAGCGACTCTCAGCTGAGGCGCATGAAATCCTGGCTCAGCGACGGCCACGACAAGCTCTTCATAACCGGGACGGTTAGCGAGAACGTTGAGAAAGCCCTCATCCAGACCGGCCACGGCAGGGACGTTAGGCGCGTCGAGGAGCTGGGCCTCATGGAGACGCTCCTCATACTCAAGAAGGGCACCCAGGCGCCGGGCATAATCAAGGAGATAGGGCCCCACTTGAAGGGAACCCTCATCGGCGCTATCAAGTTCGAAGAGTGA
- the tfe gene encoding transcription factor E: MARRKNKELLELAMDMGGEEAVEVIKALEKKKEATDEELAEITEIRVNTVRKVLYMLYDQGLAEFKRIRDKETGWYYYYWRLETKRLPEIIRSKKMAELKKLREMLEEETSEIYYHCGTPGHPKLTFDEAMEYEFQCPICGAMLMQYDNTEVVEELKRRIEELEIELGLRKKPRKKSN; encoded by the coding sequence GTGGCAAGGCGGAAGAACAAGGAGCTCCTCGAACTTGCAATGGACATGGGCGGCGAGGAGGCCGTTGAGGTAATTAAGGCTCTTGAGAAGAAGAAGGAAGCCACGGACGAGGAACTTGCAGAGATAACGGAGATACGCGTTAATACAGTGAGAAAGGTTCTCTACATGCTCTACGACCAGGGACTGGCGGAGTTCAAGCGCATCCGCGACAAGGAGACCGGCTGGTATTACTACTACTGGCGCCTTGAGACCAAGCGCCTCCCCGAGATAATCCGCTCCAAAAAGATGGCGGAGCTCAAGAAGCTCAGGGAGATGCTGGAGGAGGAGACCAGCGAGATATACTACCACTGCGGCACACCGGGTCATCCAAAGCTTACCTTCGACGAGGCCATGGAGTACGAGTTCCAGTGCCCGATATGTGGCGCGATGCTCATGCAGTACGACAACACAGAGGTCGTGGAGGAGCTTAAGAGACGCATCGAGGAGCTTGAGATAGAACTCGGCCTCAGGAAGAAGCCCAGAAAGAAGTCCAACTGA